The proteins below come from a single Deinococcus aerophilus genomic window:
- a CDS encoding cytochrome P450 — protein MPEPPTRPGNGHLQDWALAPLPLIENGARRARAAGSDVFRLRLGLPAVVGFSPAWNRRLLGDLNTFRSAGGFSAVVPYLAGGVILTDGPAHRRRRQTINPGFGRAHLEALRGRTHAALPAAPDGEFDALSWADGAVLRLLNAAYFGGEFNPRLLHAFLAPLRRPFPVPALPRPLLFLQVDAELRRLATRRLTGGGDDLLAVLAPLPGGLEETRVSLAAAHDTTTHALAYALWHLARHPQWHAPEHHAAVLKETLRLHPPGWMGSRRLSRDLEWNGVRLPRGALALYAPYLSARDPELWEGPTAFRPERWEHKPPAWAYLPFGGGERLCLGMHLAQMLILDVLSALPSLRAVRGDDTPVPGITLGPRGPLVVKSV, from the coding sequence TTGCCCGAACCCCCCACCCGCCCCGGCAACGGCCACCTGCAGGACTGGGCCCTGGCCCCACTGCCCCTGATCGAGAACGGCGCGCGGCGGGCGCGGGCGGCAGGCAGCGACGTGTTCCGGCTGCGGCTGGGCCTGCCGGCGGTGGTCGGCTTCAGTCCGGCGTGGAACCGGCGGCTGCTGGGCGATCTGAACACCTTCCGCAGCGCGGGCGGCTTCTCGGCGGTGGTGCCGTATCTCGCGGGAGGCGTGATTCTCACCGACGGACCGGCGCACCGGAGGCGGCGGCAGACCATCAATCCGGGATTTGGCCGGGCACATCTGGAGGCCCTGCGCGGGCGCACGCACGCGGCCCTGCCCGCCGCGCCGGACGGCGAGTTCGACGCCCTGTCCTGGGCCGACGGCGCGGTGCTGCGGCTATTGAACGCGGCGTACTTTGGCGGCGAATTCAACCCCCGGCTGCTGCACGCCTTTCTGGCCCCGCTGCGCCGGCCGTTTCCGGTGCCGGCGCTGCCCCGCCCGCTGCTGTTCCTGCAGGTAGACGCCGAACTGCGCCGGCTCGCCACCCGGCGGCTCACCGGGGGCGGAGACGACCTGCTCGCCGTTCTCGCACCGCTGCCCGGCGGGCTGGAGGAAACGCGGGTCAGTCTGGCCGCCGCGCACGACACGACCACGCACGCCCTGGCCTACGCGCTGTGGCATCTGGCCCGCCACCCCCAGTGGCACGCGCCGGAGCACCACGCGGCCGTGCTGAAAGAAACCCTGCGCCTGCACCCCCCCGGCTGGATGGGCAGCCGCCGCCTGAGCCGCGATCTGGAGTGGAACGGCGTGCGCCTGCCGCGCGGGGCCCTGGCGCTGTACGCCCCCTACCTGTCTGCCCGCGACCCGGAGCTGTGGGAGGGTCCCACCGCTTTCCGACCTGAACGCTGGGAACACAAACCCCCCGCGTGGGCCTACCTGCCCTTCGGCGGCGGCGAACGCCTGTGCCTGGGCATGCATCTGGCGCAGATGCTGATTCTGGACGTGCTCTCGGCGCTGCCCTCCCTGCGGGCCGTGCGCGGCGACGACACGCCGGTTCCCGGCATCACGCTGGGACCACGCGGACCGCTGGTGGTCAAATCTGTGTGA
- a CDS encoding phytoene desaturase family protein yields the protein MRHAPQHVAVIGAGFAGLAAALRLAQAGARVTVLDALERPGGKAALGYGDFSSGPTVVTMPQIFGALHARLALPAPVLEAARPTTTYHAHAQDGEGRTFAPEALHVAGSLEPTLAQLSKAEGRRYAALLAASRRMYLDAAPTFLFAPPPGTARLARYALTRGQRAAPGQSLARYVRSGPFMTPFWLRFATYLGADPYRAPAVLHNIAWVELGHGVWHLQGGLLALAERLHHQALALGVRFEYGTRVRHLSVHGNRVLGAHTDRGAFAADAWVSAADRALTLGWLGLNEKPTPRGVSGFALQLRLAGDRGRAHHIFWPRVYAQEWRDIRAGRLPGDPTLYLHLDGERAFLLVNAPPRPEVEDHPREYGAFLLQQLQERLPAELRPLEVTDWLPLGPADYARISQDGALYGRAPHGLSGSLRPGWTLPQARNLVQVGGTVHPGGGVPLSMLSGWNGAGRLLGLPYDALGGLDVPGVGETW from the coding sequence TTGAGGCACGCCCCACAACACGTCGCCGTGATCGGCGCGGGCTTCGCGGGGCTGGCGGCGGCGCTGCGGCTGGCCCAGGCCGGGGCGCGGGTCACGGTGCTGGACGCGCTGGAGCGGCCCGGCGGCAAGGCGGCGCTGGGCTACGGCGACTTTTCCAGCGGACCCACGGTGGTCACCATGCCGCAGATCTTCGGCGCCCTGCACGCGCGGTTGGCCCTGCCCGCGCCCGTGCTGGAGGCCGCCCGCCCCACCACGACCTACCACGCCCACGCCCAAGACGGAGAGGGCCGCACCTTCGCTCCCGAGGCGCTGCACGTGGCGGGCAGCCTGGAACCGACGCTCGCGCAGCTCTCGAAGGCCGAGGGCCGCCGCTACGCTGCCCTGCTCGCTGCGTCGCGCCGCATGTATCTGGACGCCGCCCCCACCTTTCTGTTCGCGCCGCCGCCGGGCACTGCACGGCTTGCCCGCTACGCCCTGACCCGTGGGCAGCGGGCCGCGCCGGGACAGAGTCTGGCCCGCTACGTGCGCTCCGGGCCGTTCATGACACCGTTCTGGCTGCGCTTTGCAACCTACCTGGGCGCCGATCCGTACCGCGCGCCCGCCGTGCTGCACAACATCGCGTGGGTGGAACTGGGCCACGGCGTGTGGCACCTGCAGGGGGGGTTGCTCGCTCTGGCCGAGCGGCTGCACCATCAGGCGCTGGCGCTGGGCGTGCGCTTCGAATACGGCACGCGGGTGCGCCACCTGAGCGTGCACGGCAACCGGGTCCTGGGGGCCCACACCGACCGGGGGGCCTTTGCCGCCGACGCCTGGGTCAGCGCCGCCGACCGCGCCCTCACCCTGGGCTGGCTGGGCCTGAACGAGAAACCCACCCCGCGCGGGGTCAGCGGCTTCGCGCTGCAGCTGCGCCTCGCCGGGGACCGGGGCCGCGCCCACCACATCTTCTGGCCGCGCGTGTATGCCCAGGAATGGCGCGACATCCGTGCCGGACGCCTGCCGGGCGATCCCACCCTGTACCTGCACCTGGACGGCGAGCGCGCCTTTCTGCTCGTCAACGCGCCGCCCCGGCCAGAGGTCGAGGACCATCCGCGCGAGTACGGGGCCTTTCTGTTGCAACAGCTCCAAGAACGCCTGCCCGCCGAGTTGCGCCCGCTGGAGGTCACCGACTGGCTGCCGCTGGGTCCGGCCGACTACGCCCGCATCTCGCAGGACGGCGCCCTGTATGGCCGCGCCCCGCACGGCCTGAGCGGCAGCCTGCGCCCCGGCTGGACCCTGCCGCAGGCCCGCAATCTGGTGCAGGTGGGCGGCACGGTGCATCCGGGCGGCGGCGTGCCGCTGTCCATGCTCAGCGGCTGGAACGGTGCGGGCCGGCTGCTGGGCCTGCCCTACGACGCGCTGGGCGGGCTGGATGTGCCGGGGGTGGGCGAAACGTGGTGA